The Raphanus sativus cultivar WK10039 chromosome 2, ASM80110v3, whole genome shotgun sequence genome includes a region encoding these proteins:
- the LOC108835977 gene encoding wall-associated receptor kinase-like 22 has product MKRERLYFSILLLTLFIFNVPSLLTRAQKLDPSSSSCKRTCGGISIPFPFGIGPKHCYLNDWYEVECNTTSTTSLLSKINRELLKISLRNNMDSTQGVVHIKFPVTSSGCSERGDEKAPPPLNLTGKASPFFITNSNRLVSAGCDATALVTELDSQLIGCKSSCSDRNKSGRDEFCDGYRCCQAMITAERPQVIGVDLSESSSGGNNTTSHCKVAFLTKENYSPANVIQPEQIYGIGFSVIELGWFFDASEVTQLAKPVGCLNLTDDYHDTRESSCVCDYRYVSGLGYRSCFCNEGYEGSPYLPGGCTDIDECDGEIGQSRCGGETCVNVHGSYRCVPKETGKIKPMILGLVIGVVLLFLVLGIWGLIKFVKKRREIIRKREFFKRNGGLLLLKQQLSTEEGGNAETSRIFSSKELEKATDNFNKNRVLGQGGQGTVYKGMLVDGQIVAVKRSKVLDKDKVEEFINEVRVLSQINHRNIVKLMGCCLETEVPILVYEHIPNGDLFKRLHNDSDDYTMTWEVRLRIAVEIAGALAYLHSAASNPVYHRDVKTTNILLDEKYRAKVSDFGTSRSINIDQTHLTTHVAGTFGYLDPEYFQTSQFTDKSDVYSFGIVLVELITGEKPYSIVRLEENRGLASHFIEAMKENRVIDIVDSRIKEECKPEQVLAIAKLARRCLSLKGKKRPSMREVSIELERIRSSPEDLEVTIEEEEEEEEEEMPIEINIDDPWSMDMTAPTSLFDSSPKLDVRPLVPQRTWS; this is encoded by the exons atgaagaggGAGAGACTTTACTTTAGTATTCTACTACTAACTCTGTTCATCTTCAATGTCCCTTCTTTGTTAACAAGAGCTCAAAAACTTGACCCTTCTTCAAGTTCATGTAAACGTACCTGTGGAGGAATCTCGATTCCTTTCCCGTTCGGTATCGGACCGAAACATTGTTACCTCAACGACTGGTACGAGGTTGAGTGTAacaccacctccaccacctccCTCCTCTCCAAGATCAACAGAGAATTACTGAAGATCTCACTTCGAAACAACATGGACAGTACCCAAGGCGTCGTTCACATAAAGTTTCCGGTGACTTCCTCCGGCTGTTCTGAACGAGGAGACGAAAAGGCTCCTCCTCCTTTAAACCTCACCGGTAAAGCAAGCCCGTTTTTCATCACCAACTCGAACCGTCTCGTCTCAGCAGGCTGCGACGCCACAGCATTGGTCACCGAACTCGATTCTCAACTCATTGGATGCAAATCGAGCTGCAGTGACAGGAACAAGAGCGGCCGAGACGAGTTCTGCGATGGTTACAGATGTTGTCAGGCGATGATCACGGCGGAAAGACCCCAAGTGATCGGCGTTGACTTATCAGAAAGCTCCTCCGGTGGCAACAACACAACAAGTCATTGCAAAGTCGCTTTCTTGACCAAGGAGAATTACTCTCCCGCGAATGTTATCCAGCCGGAGCAAATCTATGGTATTGGGTTTAGTGTGATCGAGCTTGGATGGTTCTTTGATGCTTCGGAGGTTACTCAGCTAGCGAAGCCAGTGGGTTGTCTTAATTTGACGGATGATTATCATGACACGAGGGAGTCGAGCTGTGTTTGCGATTATCGTTACGTGTCTGGGCTTGGTTACCGTAGCTGTTTCTGCAATGAGGGTTACGAAGGGAGTCCGTATCTTCCTGGTGGATGTACTG ACATTGATGAATGTGATGGAGAAATAGGACAAAGTAGGTGTGGAGGAGAAACTTGTGTGAATGTCCATGGATCGTACAGGTGTGTACCCAAGGAAACAGGGAAGATCAAGCCTATGATTCTAG GTCTTGTTATAGGTGTGGTATTGTTGTTCTTGGTTCTTGGGATATGGGGATTGATCAAATTCGTTAAGAAGAGAAGGGAGATTATCCGAAAGAGGGAGTTCTTTAAACGTAATGGAGGTTTACTGTTGTTGAAACAACAACTATCTACAGAAGAAGGAGGTAATGCGGAGACATCTAGGATATTCAGCTCTAAAGAGCTGGAGAAAGCCACCGATAACTTCAACAAGAATAGGGTTCTTGGACAGGGAGGCCAAGGCACTGTCTACAAAGGAATGCTGGTAGATGGACAAATCGTCGCTGTGAAAAGATCTAAAGTTTTGGACAAAGACAAAGTGGAGGAGTTCATCAACGAGGTTCGTGTTCTCTCGCAGATTAACCATCGAAACATCGTGAAACTCATGGGGTGTTGTCTAGAGACAGAGGTCCCTATCTTAGTTTATGAGCATATTCCAAATGGAGACCTATTCAAGCGGCTGCATAATGATTCTGATGATTACACCATGACATGGGAAGTGCGTTTGCGAATCGCTGTGGAGATTGCAGGAGCACTTGCTTACTTGCACTCGGCTGCATCTAATCCGGTCTATCACAGAGATGTCAAGACCACAAACATACTTTTGGATGAGAAGTATCGAGCCAAAGTGTCGGATTTTGGTACTTCGAGATCTATAAACATAGATCAAACACACTTGACAACTCATGTTGCAGGTACTTTTGGATACTTGGATCCAGAGTACTTTCAAACTAGCCAGTTCACGGATAAAAGTGATGTTTATAGTTTTGGAATTGTTTTGGTTGAGCTTATAACCGGAGAAAAGCCTTACTCTATTGTGCGGCTTGAAGAAAACAGAGGGCTTGCATCACATTTCATCGAGGCCATGAAAGAGAACAGAGTTATTGATATAGTTGATTCTCGAATCAAAGAAGAGTGCAAACCGGAACAAGTATTGGCTATAGCGAAGCTTGCCAGGAGGTGTTTAAGCCTAAAAGGGAAGAAGCGTCCAAGCATGAGAGAGGTTTCCATTGAGCTTGAGAGGATCCGTTCATCACCTGAAGATTTAGAGGTAACTAtcgaagaggaggaagaagaagaagaagaagaaatgccAATAGAAATTAACATAGACGATCCTTGGAGCATGGACATGACTGCTCCTACatctctctttgattcatcGCCTAAGTTAGATGTTAGACCATTGGTTCCTCAACGAACATGGTCTTGA
- the LOC108842044 gene encoding wall-associated receptor kinase-like 22, giving the protein MKSSSLYFCSSILLFLLTTTRAQKLDLTSSSCKRTCGGISIPYPFGIGPKHCYLSDWYEVVCNNTSVSGGKRLASPFLSKINREIRIITLRNSFDSIYSSVDIKFPVTSSGCSKRDEKPLPLNLTGKGSPYFITQSNSLGSLGCDTRALVTHIESQIIGCKSSCAKNKSRIDTICGGYRCCQAMITEDRPQVIGVDLESTTQKGNCKVAFLTNDINSMANISEPEQIYSNGFTHIELGWYFDVSIPKSVDAEGCVFGDGSYNVNASCVCEYPYLSGFRFSNCFCNSGYQGNPYLPGGCKDINECEGELGRSRCGEEHTCRNVPGSFRCMPKETGKISPMLFGLVLGFGLLFLVLGIWVLIKFVKKRRKIIRKREFFKRNGGLLLKQQLSTSGGNVEASRIFSSKELEKATDSFNKNRVLGQGGQGTVYKGMLVDGRIVAVKRSKVLDKDKVEEFINEVRVLSQINHRNIVKLMGCCLETEVPILVYEHIPNGDLFKRLHNDSDDYTMTWEVRVRIAVEIAGALAYLHSAASTPVYHRDVKTTNILLDEKYRAKVSDFGTSRSISLDQTHLTTHVAGTFGYLDPEYFQTSQFTDKSDVYSFGIVLVELITGEKPYSVVRLEENRGLASHFIEAMKENRVLDIVDSRIKEECKPEQVLAMAKLARRCLSLKGKKRPSMREVSTEIETIRSSPQDLEVTIEEEEDEEEEMSMEINIDDSWTVDMTAPASLFDSSPKLDVEPLVPQRTWS; this is encoded by the exons atgaagagcAGCAGTCTTTACTTTTGTAGTAGTATTCTACTCTTTCTACTAACAACAACAAGAGCTCAAAAACTTGACCTTACTTCAAGTTCATGTAAACGTACCTGTGGAGGAATCTCGATTCCTTACCCGTTCGGTATCGGACCGAAACACTGTTATCTCAGCGACTGGTACGAGGTTGTCTGTAACAACACCTCCGTCTCCGGGGGCAAGCGTCTAGCTTCTCCGTTCCTCTCTAAGATCAACAGAGAAATAAGGATCATCACTCTTCGAAACAGCTTCGACAGTATATACAGCTCCGTTGACATAAAGTTCCCGGTGACTTCCTCGGGCTGTTCCAAACGAGACGAGAAGCCTCTTCCTTTGAACCTCACGGGTAAAGGAAGCCCCTATTTCATCACCCAGTCGAATAGTCTCGGCTCGCTAGGGTGCGACACCAGAGCACTGGTTACCCACATCGAGTCTCAGATCATAGGATGCAAATCGAGCTGCGCCAAGAACAAAAGCCGCATAGACACGATCTGCGGTGGTTACAGATGTTGTCAGGCGATGATCACTGAGGATAGACCGCAAGTGATCGGTGTTGACTTGGAGAGCACAACTCAAAAAGGGAACTGTAAAGTCGCTTTCTTGACTAACGATATTAACTCTATGGCGAATATTTCCGAGCCGGAGCAAATCTATAGTAATGGGTTTACTCATATCGAGCTCGGATGGTACTTTGATGTATCAATTCCTAAGTCAGTGGATGCAGAGGGCTGTGTGTTTGGGGATGGTAGTTATAACGTGAACGCTAGCTGTGTTTGCGAGTATCCTTACTTATCTGGGTTTCGTTTCAGTAACTGTTTCTGCAATAGCGGTTACCAAGGCAATCCGTATCTTCCTGGTGGATGTAAAG ATATTAATGAATGTGAGGGAGAATTAGGACGAAGCAGGTGTGGAGAAGAACACACTTGTCGGAATGTCCCTGGATCGTTTAGATGCATGCCTAAAGAAACCGGGAAGATCTCGCCTATGCTATTTG GTCTTGTTCTAGGTTTTGGACTATTGTTCTTGGTTCTTGGAATATGGGTATTGATCAAATTCGTCAAGAAGAGAAGGAAGATTATCCGAAAGAGGGAGTTCTTTAAACGCAATGGAGGCTTATTGTTGAAACAACAACTAAGTACATCAGGAGGTAATGTGGAGGCGTCTAGGATATTCAGCTCTAAAGAACTTGAGAAAGCGACCGATAGCTTCAACAAGAACAGGGTTCTTGGACAGGGAGGTCAAGGCACTGTCTACAAAGGAATGTTGGTAGACGGACGAATCGTCGCTGTGAAAAGATCTAAAGTTTTGGACAAAGACAAAGTGGAGGAGTTCATCAACGAGGTTCGTGTTCTCTCGCAGATTAACCATAGAAACATTGTGAAACTCATGGGGTGTTGTCTAGAGACAGAGGTTCCTATATTGGTTTATGAGCATATTCCAAACGGAGATTTATTCAAGCGGCTACACAATGATTCTGATGATTACACAATGACTTGGGAAGTGCGTGTGCGAATTGCCGTGGAGATTGCAGGAGCACTTGCTTACTTGCACTCGGCTGCTTCTACTCCGGTCTATCACAGAGATGTCAAAACCACAAACATACTCCTGGATGAGAAGTATCGAGCCAAGGTGTCGGACTTTGGTACTTCGAGATCTATAAGCTTAGATCAGACACACTTGACGACTCATGTTGCAGGTACTTTTGGATACTTGGATCCAGAGTACTTTCAGACTAGCCAGTTCACAGATAAAAGTGATGTTTATAGTTTTGGTATTGTCTTGGTTGAGCTTATAACCGGAGAAAAGCCGTATTCTGTTGTGCGGCTTGAAGAAAACAGAGGGCTTGCATCACATTTCATCGAGGCCATGAAAGAGAACAGAGTTCTTGATATCGTTGATTCTCGGATCAAAGAAGAGTGCAAACCGGAACAAGTATTGGCTATGGCTAAACTTGCAAGGAGGTGTTTAAGTCTAAAAGGGAAGAAGCGTCCAAGTATGAGAGAGGTTTCCACTGAGATTGAGACGATCCGTTCATCACCTCAAGATTTAGAGGTGACtatcgaagaagaagaggatgaagaagaagaaatgtcGATGGAGATTAATATAGATGATTCATGGACCGTGGACATGACTGCTCCAGCatctctctttgattcatcACCTAAGTTAGATGTTGAACCACTGGTTCCTCAACGAACGTGGTCATGA
- the LOC108842043 gene encoding uncharacterized protein LOC108842043: MGRHEEEERVRRRRRDRSPDERRRVRVSDDDDRKGSRRDLEIGRGGDKVRADSSSDEESARRSRKNRREEDSGSERRGSKNRVRRAGSSSDEEDEKHPSKGTEDGRKTGRGLEDEKDTKDDYERKRSPKGREKHHHRGGRREVDSGSDDDDTGVERRRASRGRSKDRVRATTTSDEEEEEEDEKHLSKGTGDGRKTRRGLDDDYETRGRKTSPKDREKHDRERSHRGSRVVADKPSDEEEDGRQKGTRGGRESERKRRDHQASDAEIRRGRERRTDRGNEGLLKRDRRERDWSDRHRRDEKERRQSDRYDDTQRDKLRKDAQSEVAKPKLPELNPSDSNATALGKTGGVYIPPFKLARMMKEVDDKSSVEYQRLTWDALRKSINGLVNKVNASNIKNIIPELFAENLIRGRGLFCRSCMKSQMASPGFTDVFAALVAVINAKFPEVAELLLKRVVLQLKRAYKRNDKPQLLAAVKFIAHLVNQQVAEEIIALELVTVLLENPSDDSVEVAVGFVTECGAMLQDVTPKGLHGIFERFRGILHEGEIDKRVQYLIEGLFAIRKAKFQGHPAVRPELDLVEEKYSHDISIDDEINPETSLDVFKPDPDFIENEKKYEGLKKELLGDDESDDEDGSDASSEDNDEDEDESDEEDEEQMRIRDETETNLVNLRRTIYLTIMSSVDFEEAGHKLLKIKLEPGQEMELCIMLLECCSQERTYLRYYGLLGQRFCMINKIHQENFEKCFVQQYSMIHRLETNKLRNVAKFFAHLLGTDALPWHVLAYIRLTEEDTTSSSRIFIKILFQELSEHLGIKLLNERLQDPTMQESLESIFPKDNPKNTRFAINFFTSIGLGGITENLREYLKNMPRLIMQQQKQVAESESDSSGSESDSESESSSSSSSSSSSDESDRDKRKRRRRS; the protein is encoded by the exons ATGGGTAGGCACGAGGAAGAGGAGAGagtgaggaggaggagaagagatcGAAGCCCAGATGAGAGGCGTCGGGTTAGGGTTTCTGATGATGACGACCGCAAGGGCTCGCGAAGAGATCTCGAGATCGGTCGTGGAGGAGATAAGGTGAGAGCAGACAGCTCTTCAGATGAGGAATCAGCTAGGCGGTCGAGAAAGAATCGAAGAGAAGAAGACTCTGGTTCTGAGAGGAGGGGAAGTAAGAATAGAGTTAGAAGAGCAGGCTCTTCttctgatgaagaagatgagaagcATCCTTCAAAGGGTACTGAAGATGGAAGAAAGACTGGTAGAGGTTTGGAAGATGAAAAGGATACTAAAGATGATTACGAAAGGAAGAGAAGCCCCAAAGGCAGGGAGAAGCATCATCATAGAGGAGGTAGAAGAGAAGTTGACTCTGGTTCTGACGATGATGATACTGGTGTTGAGAGGAGGAGGGCAAGTAGAGGAAGAAGTAAGGATAGAGTTAGAGCAACAACCACttctgatgaagaagaagaagaagaagatgagaagcATCTTTCAAAGGGTACTGGAGATGGAAGAAAGACTCGTAGAGGTTTGGATGATGATTACGAAACAAGAGGAAGGAAGACAAGCCCTAAAGACAGGGAGAAGCATGACAGAGAGAGGAGTCATAGGGGTAGTAGGGTCGTAGCTGATAAGCCttctgatgaagaagaagatggcagGCAAAAGGGTACAAGAGGTGGGCGAGAAAGTGAGAGGAAACGTAGAGATCATCAAGCATCTGATGCAGAGATTagaagagggagagagaggaggaCCGATAGAGGTAATGAAGGTCTCTTAAAGAGGGATCGTAGGGAGAGAGACTGGTCTGATAGGCATCGTAGAGATGAAAAGGAGAGGCGACAGAGCGATAGATATGATGATACTCAAAGAGACAAGTTGAGAAAGGACGCTCAGAGTGAAGTTGCGAAGCCCAAGCTGCCAGAACTCAATCCTTCTGATAGCAACGCTACGGCTCTAGGGAAAACTGGTGGAGTTTATATCCCTCCATTCAAGCTAGCACGCATGATGAAGGAGGTGGATGACAAGAGCAGCGTAGAGTATCAGCGTCTTACATGGGACGCTCTCCGTAAAAGTATTAACGGGCTGGTGAACAAAGTCAATGCGAGTAACATCAAGAACATAATACCTGAGCTGTTTGCTGAGAACCTCATCAGAGGAAGAGGGCTTTTCTGCCGTTCATGTATGAAGTCTCAGATGGCGTCTCCTGGATTCACTGATGTCTTTGCAGCTTTGGTCGCTGTTATCAACGCCAAGTTCCCTGAAGTTGCTGAACTTTTACTGAAGAGGGTCGTTTTGCAGCTTAAGAGAGCGTATAAGCGTAATGACAag CCACAATTGCTAGCTGCTGTGAAGTTTATAGCACATCTAGTGAACCAGCAAGTGGCTGAGGAAATCATTGCACTTGAGTTAGTCACTGTACTTCTTGAAAACCCCTCTGATGACAGCGTCGAGGTGGCTGTTGGATTCGTTACAGAGTGTGGTGCTATGCTTCAGGACGTTACACCAAAAGGATTGCATG GGATTTTTGAGCGTTTTCGTGGTATACTGCACGAGGGAGAGATAGATAAGAGAGTTCAGTATTTGATTGAAGGGCTCTTTGCTATAAGGAAAGCGAAATTTCAG GGACATCCTGCTGTTCGTCCTGAGCTGGATCTTGTGGAAGAAAAATATTCACATGATATATCTATTGATGACGAAATAAATCCTGAAACCTCTCTTG ATGTTTTCAAACCTGATCCTGACTTCATTGAGAACGAAAAGAAGTACGAGGGGCTGAAGAAGGAATTACTTGGTGATGATGAGTCCGACGATGAAGATGGCTCTGATGCTAGTTCAGAGGATAatgatgaggatgaagatgagtctgatgaagaagatgaagaacagaTGAGGATAAGGGACGAGACAGAGACTAATCTTGTCAATCTCAGGAGGACAATATACCTGACCATTATGTCTAGCGTTGATTTTGAGGAAGCAGGTCACAAGCTGCTTAAAATTAAACTCGAACCAGGCCAAGAG ATGGAACTATGCATAATGCTTCTGGAATGTTGCTCTCAGGAGAGAACGTACCTGCGCTACTACGGTTTGTTGGGTCAGCGTTTCTGTATGATCAACAAAATCCATCAGGAGAATTTTGAGAAATGTTTTGTTCAGCAGTACTCCATGATCCACCGGCTTGAGACGAACAAGCTGCGTAATGTGGCTAAGTTCTTCGCCCATTTACTGGGCACAGATGCACTTCCCTGGCATGTGCTTGCCTACATTCGGCTAACTGAGGAGGACACAACTTCATCCTCACGTATCTTCATTAAGATCCTCTTTCAG GAACTGTCAGAACATTTGGGGATTAAGCTGCTTAATGAGAGGCTTCAGGATCCAACAATGCAGGAGTCACTTGAGTCCATCTTCCCTAAAGACAATCCAAAGAACACGAGGTTTGCTATCAATTTCTTTACCTCCATTGGTCTCGGAGGCATCACGGAGAATCTGAGAGAGTACCTGAAGAACATGCCACGACTCATCATGCAACAGCAGAAGCAAGTTGCAGAATCAGAATCAGACAGTTCTGGTTCCGAGTCTGATTCTGAGTCAGagtcatcgtcttcttcttcttcttcttctagttcAGATGAAAGCGACAGAGACAAGAGGAAGCGAAGAAGAAGATCTTGA
- the LOC108830606 gene encoding chaperone protein dnaJ 8, chloroplastic gives MTIALTIGGNVFSGLSVSNNIRRKNKKMINRTGVVCSSSSVMDPYKTLKIRPDSSEYEVKQAFRQLAKKYHPDVCRGSNCGVQFQTINEAYDIVLKQIKNQMNGTEEYEPFDVYDDGFNGMNDPDCDTWEEWMGWEGAGTRDYSSHVNPYA, from the exons ATGACGATTGCTTTAACCATCGGAGGAAACGTGTTCTCGGGTCTATCCGTATCAAATAACATCAgaagaaagaacaagaagatgatAAACAGAACTGGAGTCgtttgttcttcatcttctgtAATGGATCCTTATAAGACACTTAAGATCCGACCAGATTCATCTGAATACGAGGTCAAACAAGCTTTCAGACAACTCGCCAAAAAG TATCATCCTGATGTTTGTAGAGGAAGCAACTGTGGTGTACAGTTTCAAACAATCAACGAAGCTTACGAT ATTGTGTTGAAGCAAATAAAGAATCAGATGAATGGAACGGAGGAATATGAGCCATTCGATGTGTATGACGACGGATTCAACGGAATGAATGATCCAGATTGTGACACGTGGGAGGAATGGATGGGGTGGGAAGGTGCAGGAACAAGAGACTACTCTTCTCACGTCAACCCTTACGCTTGa